The following are from one region of the Candidatus Aminicenantes bacterium genome:
- a CDS encoding ATP-binding protein, with translation MSFYGVVPEGTGGHLITIEAQVNIAAPTKSESLDIRLLGLPQVALKQGVPRWQNALRNSGLTYPKYEVTINLAPADLPKEGTTLEAPIVAILGILGETTEESEKVEDNKDKNPEDFRKVIEEIRLRNQLRRERLKRIYKSDWVIIGELRLSGELKSTRSLLGMISKAPKGAKIIVPIESKHEASILLFKDINAQVFCVSHINEVVNFILGEIKIDPIKNDLKAIINSIPKDQEMKAYTDYSDIVGQDIAKRAIEIAIAGGHSVLLFGPPGEGKTMLAKAIPGIMPNLTTKECFEINQIYSAKGLLKQGQVKIMRPFRQVHTSASLVNILGGRGQSGDIEPGEVSLAHNGVLFLDELPQFPIGYVDQLRAALAEKKIVIGRASGSIEFMCNFALVSAMNPCTCGYYGEYKCSICAKTIWRQNGECEDHPNANTIHKCKCSKGSVDSYLRRLSGPFLDRVDLKVRVYSLNPEQRFASNSGERSKLVRDRIKKARERQTERYKGLPIQVNAELEDTRKYFHLLKLPAADLHEFDKIQGEKNLSMRGAVKVLQVARTIADLEGKQEMSIDHILQALGFMGSTFNEHEIQVEFETTMREGTSEITPIYINHLKEKVLAEIGRRRLSKNRCAKEIDLSILTFNKVMRGETNISQISITKINSWLNESSGKSFSKKH, from the coding sequence ATGTCTTTTTATGGAGTGGTTCCCGAAGGAACAGGCGGGCATCTAATTACAATCGAAGCCCAAGTAAATATCGCTGCACCTACAAAATCTGAGTCTCTAGATATTCGTTTGCTTGGACTTCCGCAAGTTGCATTGAAACAAGGAGTTCCTCGCTGGCAAAATGCTCTAAGAAACAGTGGATTAACTTATCCTAAATATGAAGTAACTATAAATCTAGCCCCAGCAGATTTGCCTAAAGAGGGAACAACCCTAGAGGCACCAATAGTTGCCATTTTAGGGATACTTGGAGAAACAACTGAAGAGTCTGAAAAAGTAGAAGATAATAAAGATAAAAATCCAGAAGATTTTAGAAAAGTAATTGAAGAAATCCGTTTGCGTAACCAATTAAGAAGAGAGCGACTTAAGAGGATTTATAAATCAGACTGGGTAATCATTGGTGAGTTGAGATTGTCAGGAGAATTGAAAAGCACTCGTTCTCTTCTTGGAATGATTTCGAAGGCTCCTAAAGGCGCTAAAATAATTGTCCCTATTGAATCTAAACACGAAGCAAGTATTTTACTTTTTAAAGATATTAATGCTCAAGTATTTTGCGTTTCCCATATTAATGAAGTTGTGAATTTTATTTTGGGAGAAATTAAGATCGATCCCATAAAAAATGATCTCAAAGCAATAATAAACTCAATTCCCAAAGATCAAGAAATGAAAGCATATACAGATTACAGTGATATTGTCGGACAAGATATTGCCAAAAGAGCAATTGAAATTGCTATTGCTGGTGGGCATTCAGTTCTACTTTTCGGCCCTCCTGGAGAAGGTAAAACAATGTTAGCAAAAGCAATTCCAGGAATAATGCCCAATCTTACAACAAAGGAATGTTTTGAGATTAATCAAATATATAGCGCAAAAGGGCTTCTTAAACAGGGCCAAGTAAAAATCATGAGACCATTTCGTCAAGTACATACATCTGCTTCATTAGTTAATATTTTAGGAGGTCGTGGACAAAGTGGGGATATTGAACCAGGGGAGGTTTCTCTAGCTCATAATGGAGTTCTCTTTCTTGATGAATTGCCTCAATTTCCAATAGGTTATGTGGACCAACTAAGAGCAGCATTAGCCGAAAAAAAGATCGTCATTGGCCGTGCATCTGGATCAATTGAATTCATGTGTAATTTTGCATTGGTTTCCGCTATGAATCCTTGTACATGTGGTTATTATGGAGAATATAAATGCTCGATTTGTGCCAAAACAATTTGGAGACAGAATGGTGAGTGTGAAGATCATCCAAATGCAAATACTATACACAAATGTAAATGTTCAAAAGGTTCGGTTGATTCTTATCTTAGACGATTAAGTGGGCCATTTCTTGATCGAGTCGATTTAAAAGTTCGAGTTTATTCATTAAATCCCGAACAACGATTTGCTTCTAATAGTGGAGAGAGATCCAAATTAGTTAGGGATCGAATAAAAAAGGCGAGAGAAAGACAGACCGAAAGATATAAAGGACTTCCAATTCAAGTTAACGCCGAATTGGAAGATACACGGAAATATTTTCACCTACTTAAACTTCCCGCCGCTGATTTACATGAATTTGATAAAATCCAAGGAGAAAAGAATTTAAGTATGAGGGGCGCAGTGAAAGTTCTTCAAGTTGCACGGACTATTGCCGATCTTGAAGGAAAACAAGAAATGTCAATTGATCATATCTTGCAAGCATTAGGATTCATGGGGTCTACATTTAATGAACATGAAATCCAAGTAGAGTTTGAAACAACTATGCGCGAAGGGACTTCTGAAATCACTCCAATTTATATAAACCATCTAAAAGAAAAAGTTCTTGCAGAAATAGGCCGCAGAAGATTATCTAAAAATAGATGTGCAAAGGAAATAGACCTATCAATTTTAACATTCAATAAAGTAATGCGTGGTGAAACAAATATTTCTCAAATATCTATAACAAAAATTAATTCATGGCTCAATGAAAGCTCGGGAAAGAGCTTTTCAAAAAAACATTAA
- a CDS encoding HNH endonuclease, with protein MELRSHLCENGYPSNWEEVSRAVRERDDYHCKSCGTEYQVLHVHHVIPLSRGGSNNISNLITLCEKCHINKHPHMRR; from the coding sequence ATAGAACTTCGAAGCCATCTTTGTGAAAACGGCTATCCTTCAAATTGGGAAGAAGTATCAAGAGCTGTTCGGGAAAGGGATGATTATCATTGCAAGTCTTGTGGAACTGAATATCAGGTTCTACATGTTCATCATGTTATCCCTTTATCTAGAGGGGGATCGAATAATATATCAAATTTGATTACTTTGTGCGAAAAATGTCATATAAATAAACATCCCCACATGAGGAGATAA